A region of Streptomyces liliifuscus DNA encodes the following proteins:
- a CDS encoding site-specific integrase — MPLLFDEDLLFEDSNGVRPTTVINCWACELPANGCPSPNSWPYYVRTVREWLEFISGHGVALFDTRRRLKAALSAYSVYRAQGPIQHRFETSTWNQNMGILAGFYKWAKDEEYADSEPFTYRQAVWTFKGQVRRGQVNQSRRRQAKPHVTIKYLDDDFTDMFLKGLAGLSPDGERDLRYRGRELARNSAVGRMIVSSGLRSQEYTYLLVCEVPLLPSRRTAVPVSFPIPSGITKGSKYRESWIDYDSLAELHSYIALDRAAATFGSSWRPPARWGEPLFVTDADQRGGRVNGVRVQWSSLGPGDRRRLVAPEGGSMLLSVWGQGRPFTGWSTVFARTSDRIRERYEPRFPHVNPHRLRHTMAMATMARLMRGWYEQAARQVRDTDDDAALAHYLRTQEPLLILRDLLGHTSSLTTEAYLHRLDVLRLFTSLYRRVGKEYGLLAEEAELELETEFDDEPAVV, encoded by the coding sequence ATGCCGTTGCTGTTCGACGAGGACCTTCTCTTCGAAGACAGCAACGGCGTCCGTCCCACCACCGTGATCAACTGCTGGGCCTGCGAGCTGCCAGCGAATGGATGCCCATCACCAAATTCGTGGCCCTACTACGTGCGTACGGTGCGTGAGTGGCTGGAATTCATATCCGGGCACGGGGTCGCCCTGTTCGACACGCGGCGTCGCCTGAAGGCAGCGTTGAGCGCGTACTCCGTCTATCGAGCCCAGGGGCCCATCCAGCACCGCTTCGAGACGTCCACGTGGAACCAGAACATGGGGATTCTGGCGGGGTTCTACAAGTGGGCGAAGGACGAGGAGTACGCCGACTCCGAGCCGTTCACGTACCGGCAGGCGGTCTGGACTTTCAAGGGGCAAGTCCGTCGCGGACAGGTCAACCAGTCACGGCGGCGCCAGGCCAAGCCTCACGTGACGATCAAGTATCTCGACGACGACTTCACGGACATGTTCCTGAAGGGGTTGGCGGGCCTGAGCCCCGACGGGGAGCGGGATCTGCGGTACCGCGGACGGGAGTTGGCCCGAAACTCGGCGGTCGGCCGAATGATCGTCTCCAGCGGGCTACGCAGCCAGGAGTACACATACCTGCTGGTCTGCGAGGTGCCCTTGCTTCCCTCGCGACGGACCGCGGTGCCGGTGTCGTTCCCGATCCCTTCCGGTATCACCAAGGGAAGCAAGTACCGCGAGTCGTGGATCGACTACGACTCGCTGGCCGAGCTGCACTCCTACATCGCTCTCGACCGAGCAGCAGCGACGTTCGGATCGTCGTGGCGTCCACCGGCCCGCTGGGGAGAGCCGCTGTTCGTGACGGACGCCGACCAGCGGGGCGGACGCGTCAACGGGGTCCGTGTGCAGTGGAGCTCGCTCGGCCCCGGCGATCGGCGGCGTCTGGTCGCCCCGGAGGGCGGTTCGATGCTGCTGTCGGTGTGGGGCCAGGGACGCCCGTTCACCGGATGGTCCACGGTCTTCGCCAGGACCTCTGACCGCATCCGCGAGCGTTACGAGCCGCGCTTCCCGCACGTCAATCCGCACCGGCTGCGTCACACCATGGCCATGGCGACCATGGCGCGGCTGATGCGCGGCTGGTACGAGCAGGCTGCTCGACAGGTCCGCGACACCGACGACGATGCCGCCCTGGCGCACTACCTGCGGACCCAAGAACCGCTGCTGATTCTGCGCGATCTGCTCGGACATACCAGTTCATTGACCACGGAAGCGTACCTCCACCGTCTGGACGTGCTCCGCCTGTTCACCTCCCTGTATCGACGGGTCGGCAAGGAGTACGGGCTGCTGGCCGAGGAGGCCGAGCTGGAGCTCGAGACTGAGTTCGACGACGAACCGGCGGTAGTCTGA
- a CDS encoding MFS transporter encodes MTSSTDPSSSPGTRPSLWRHRNFRRYLTGQAASVTGSSISSMVIPVLAVLELNATTAEVAWLTFLGQLPPALLALHAGALADRHSKRRQMIAGDLVSAAALASVPVAAALDRLSLTQLMLVAVVQGAAGVLHDAAAISLLPSLVDRSLLQRSNSRVGSLFAIAATAGSNLGATLTALLGPARALLGDVLSYLVSAWCTARIQAPECARPAAEVRRLHTEIGDGLHYVNGDHRLRTLTLVNATTSFALALLNTLWALYLLVPA; translated from the coding sequence ATGACTTCCTCCACTGACCCCTCCTCCTCTCCCGGCACCCGGCCGTCGTTGTGGCGGCACCGCAACTTCCGCCGCTACCTGACCGGGCAGGCAGCCAGCGTGACCGGCAGTTCGATCAGCAGCATGGTGATCCCCGTGCTGGCGGTGCTCGAACTGAACGCGACCACCGCCGAAGTCGCCTGGCTGACGTTCCTGGGCCAACTGCCGCCCGCACTGCTGGCATTGCACGCCGGGGCTCTCGCCGATCGACACTCCAAACGGAGGCAGATGATCGCTGGCGACCTGGTCAGCGCCGCCGCGCTGGCCAGCGTGCCGGTGGCGGCCGCGCTCGACCGGCTGTCCCTGACCCAGCTGATGCTGGTCGCGGTCGTGCAAGGCGCGGCGGGGGTGCTGCACGATGCCGCCGCGATCAGTCTCCTGCCCAGCCTGGTCGACCGGTCCCTGCTCCAGCGGAGCAACAGCCGCGTCGGCAGCCTCTTCGCCATCGCCGCCACCGCGGGCAGCAACCTCGGCGCCACCCTGACCGCGCTCCTCGGCCCGGCCCGGGCGCTTCTCGGGGATGTCCTGTCCTACCTCGTCAGCGCCTGGTGCACCGCCCGCATCCAGGCCCCCGAATGCGCCCGGCCGGCAGCGGAAGTCCGGCGTCTGCACACCGAGATCGGTGATGGCCTGCACTACGTGAACGGCGACCACCGGCTGCGCACCCTGACCCTCGTCAACGCGACGACGTCGTTTGCCCTGGCGCTCCTCAATACCTTGTGGGCGCTGTACTTGCTTGTTCCCGCTTAA